In Microbulbifer salipaludis, a genomic segment contains:
- the aldA gene encoding aldehyde dehydrogenase has protein sequence MALELKTNVNFVNGEYVASKADGTIEVLNPSTGEVLGSIPKGCAEDADVALQVAKDAQKPWAKRTARDRAAVLRKFAAAIRAETESLAELLVKEQGKLIGVARDEVNATATFIEYACDNALTLEGNILPSDNEDEKIYIHKVPRGVVVAITAWNFPLALAGRKIGPALITGNTIVIKPTQETPLTTMELGRIANEAGVPAGVLNIVNGEGSIVGQALCESPLTAMITMTGSTRAGQIIHQASGKHMIPVMLELGGKAPFIVMEDADLDKAAEAALWTRYANCGQVCTCAERLYVHESVYDAFMDKFLPKVKALKVGNPLDESSQMGPKVNAREIEHIHELVQQSIAQGAELATGGKPAQVAGFEGGNWYEPTVLTNVQQDNILVHEETFGPILPVVKISSIDEVIAYTNDSEYGLSAYLFTENLRYIHQSIAEMEVGEVYVNRGIGEQHQGFHNGWKLSGIGGEDGRYGLEQYVDKKTVYLSEV, from the coding sequence ATGGCTCTCGAATTAAAAACCAACGTCAACTTTGTGAACGGCGAGTATGTTGCTTCCAAGGCCGACGGCACCATTGAAGTACTGAACCCGAGCACCGGAGAAGTGCTAGGCAGTATTCCCAAAGGCTGTGCGGAAGACGCAGACGTTGCACTGCAGGTCGCCAAAGACGCGCAAAAGCCCTGGGCCAAACGCACCGCGCGCGATCGCGCGGCAGTACTGCGCAAGTTCGCGGCGGCCATTCGTGCGGAAACAGAATCGCTGGCGGAGCTGCTGGTAAAAGAGCAGGGCAAACTGATCGGTGTCGCCCGCGATGAAGTCAACGCGACCGCGACCTTTATCGAATACGCCTGCGATAATGCGCTGACCCTGGAAGGCAACATTCTGCCCTCGGACAACGAAGACGAAAAAATCTATATCCACAAGGTTCCGCGGGGCGTTGTGGTGGCGATTACCGCCTGGAACTTTCCGCTGGCACTGGCCGGCCGCAAGATCGGCCCGGCGCTGATCACCGGCAACACCATTGTGATCAAGCCAACCCAGGAAACCCCGCTCACCACCATGGAGCTTGGGCGTATTGCCAATGAAGCGGGCGTTCCCGCCGGTGTGCTGAACATCGTCAATGGTGAAGGCTCGATTGTCGGCCAGGCCCTGTGCGAAAGCCCGCTGACTGCGATGATCACCATGACCGGCAGCACCCGTGCCGGCCAGATCATTCACCAGGCCAGTGGCAAGCACATGATTCCGGTGATGCTGGAACTGGGTGGCAAGGCGCCGTTTATCGTGATGGAAGATGCGGACCTGGATAAAGCCGCGGAAGCCGCACTGTGGACCCGCTACGCCAACTGTGGACAGGTGTGCACCTGCGCTGAGCGCCTGTATGTGCACGAAAGCGTGTACGACGCGTTTATGGACAAATTCCTGCCAAAGGTGAAGGCCCTCAAGGTGGGCAACCCGCTGGATGAGTCCTCGCAGATGGGGCCTAAAGTCAACGCCCGTGAGATAGAACACATTCACGAGCTGGTACAGCAAAGTATTGCTCAGGGCGCGGAGCTGGCAACCGGCGGCAAGCCTGCTCAGGTGGCCGGGTTTGAAGGTGGCAACTGGTACGAGCCCACCGTGCTGACCAACGTGCAGCAGGACAACATTCTGGTGCACGAGGAGACCTTTGGTCCGATTCTGCCAGTGGTCAAGATCTCCAGTATCGATGAAGTGATCGCCTACACCAACGACAGTGAGTATGGCCTGTCTGCCTACCTGTTCACCGAAAACCTGCGTTACATCCATCAGTCTATTGCGGAAATGGAAGTAGGCGAAGTTTACGTAAACCGCGGGATTGGCGAGCAGCACCAAGGCTTCCACAACGGCTGGAAGTTGTCCGGTATCGGTGGTGAGGATGGTCGCTACGGCCTTGAGCAGTACGTGGACAAGAAAACGGTTTACCTCTCGGAAGTTTGA
- a CDS encoding GntR family transcriptional regulator: protein MREATKIIPVREQIADQLRSDIISGELAPTTKLNEQQLANRFGVSRGPVRDVLLQLTKEGLLVAKNNCGVSVNSVLTPSMQELMIDIRRRIEVFAISQLKGKLSEMDFAELEDILDRLQDAFDAQEFNEVTKADIDFHRYLVHAAGGDELTNLWYPIVLRMRMNYKRISQPKDCVDEHRAILDALRANKINVATTALRANIK, encoded by the coding sequence ATGCGTGAAGCCACAAAGATCATTCCGGTGCGCGAGCAGATCGCGGACCAACTGCGCTCCGACATCATTTCCGGAGAACTCGCACCCACCACCAAACTGAACGAGCAGCAGCTCGCCAATCGCTTCGGCGTCTCCCGTGGGCCGGTGCGCGACGTACTGCTGCAGCTCACAAAAGAGGGCCTGCTGGTTGCCAAGAACAACTGCGGGGTGTCGGTAAACAGCGTACTGACCCCGTCCATGCAGGAGCTGATGATCGACATCCGTCGCCGTATCGAGGTGTTCGCCATTTCCCAGCTGAAAGGCAAGCTGAGCGAGATGGACTTTGCCGAGCTGGAAGACATTCTGGACCGCCTGCAGGACGCCTTCGACGCGCAGGAATTTAACGAGGTCACCAAAGCAGATATCGATTTTCACCGCTACCTGGTACACGCCGCCGGTGGCGATGAGCTGACCAACCTGTGGTATCCCATCGTGCTGCGCATGCGCATGAACTACAAACGTATCTCCCAGCCAAAAGACTGTGTCGATGAGCACCGCGCTATTCTCGACGCACTCAGGGCCAACAAAATCAACGTGGCCACTACCGCGCTGCGCGCAAATATCAAGTAA
- a CDS encoding 2-dehydro-3-deoxygalactonokinase — protein sequence MSEVLVCDWGTSSFRLMKIGLEGELLSQVSTDRGIKNLKRADMEPYLKAQMSAIGGANYPVVLCGMVGSGIGWHEVPYVDCPASKASLAAALVRIPDTDLQAWCVPGVKRITRSGTADVMRGEETQIIGWLTQASSQEQAKATLCLPGTHSKWVHIEGGEICAFSTAFTGELYALLTAHSVLVQGAQGYSAEAFTAGLAASAEEPGLILQLFNARSRTVLGLQSGAASASYLSGLLIGSEVVAMARKLGQGECVHLVCGDNLAAPYGEALQYFGIEYRHYSGSTYSALGLSAIAREANVL from the coding sequence ATGAGCGAAGTTCTAGTGTGTGACTGGGGAACCAGTAGTTTTCGGTTGATGAAGATTGGGCTCGAAGGGGAACTACTTTCTCAGGTAAGCACCGACAGGGGGATAAAAAACCTGAAGAGGGCGGACATGGAACCCTACCTGAAGGCACAGATGTCAGCCATAGGCGGTGCCAATTACCCGGTCGTCCTGTGCGGTATGGTGGGGTCTGGTATCGGCTGGCATGAAGTCCCTTATGTTGACTGCCCTGCATCAAAAGCATCCCTCGCCGCGGCTCTGGTGCGGATTCCGGATACTGATTTACAGGCCTGGTGTGTGCCTGGTGTGAAACGCATTACCCGCAGTGGTACTGCCGATGTCATGCGAGGGGAGGAGACCCAGATCATCGGCTGGTTGACCCAGGCGAGTTCGCAGGAGCAAGCGAAGGCCACGCTGTGTCTGCCCGGAACCCACAGTAAGTGGGTACATATTGAAGGTGGCGAGATCTGTGCGTTTAGTACGGCATTTACCGGCGAACTCTACGCCCTGCTCACGGCGCACAGCGTATTGGTCCAGGGAGCGCAGGGATATTCGGCAGAAGCATTTACTGCAGGCTTGGCCGCCAGTGCGGAAGAGCCAGGGCTGATTCTTCAGCTGTTTAATGCCAGAAGCCGTACCGTGCTGGGCCTGCAGTCGGGGGCGGCGAGTGCATCCTATCTGTCCGGGCTATTGATCGGCAGTGAGGTGGTTGCAATGGCAAGAAAGCTGGGGCAGGGAGAGTGTGTGCACCTGGTTTGTGGGGACAATCTGGCAGCGCCTTACGGCGAGGCGTTGCAGTATTTCGGTATTGAATATCGGCACTACTCGGGTAGCACCTATTCGGCACTGGGCCTGTCGGCAATCGCACGGGAGGCGAATGTCCTCTGA
- a CDS encoding SGNH/GDSL hydrolase family protein, producing the protein MQKASLFLSLAITSALWSINTLGAPAKGTAAGDSITMGFAADCTGNTFFTGGFFCLLGGDQPEHSWFDGWDSSVNSVHDKYKAIDPNVAANKNAARSGAEMRGGSDNFSVQADRILADTLVADHVEVVLGGNDICNRGCVDPANCSDPLLTEGEWRGAVQAGLDKLVGGLPSGSTVVLGSVPRVQDLRAAGIAKQSGNWRVNCESAWSTFGICRIATNGGTMNGESFATRYAGIESAQRRYNEVLQQEAAAYNGTNGVEVVAEYSGADQTNVGTFTFGKDDIDGGDCFHPSVRGQNTVANLMWNGNPDK; encoded by the coding sequence ATGCAAAAAGCCAGTCTTTTTCTTTCTCTCGCCATTACCTCGGCGCTGTGGTCCATCAATACCCTTGGTGCTCCTGCCAAAGGCACGGCGGCGGGTGACAGTATCACCATGGGTTTCGCCGCCGACTGCACCGGCAACACGTTCTTTACCGGTGGTTTTTTCTGCCTGCTGGGCGGGGATCAACCGGAACACAGCTGGTTCGATGGCTGGGACAGCAGCGTCAACAGTGTCCACGATAAATACAAGGCGATAGACCCGAATGTTGCGGCCAACAAGAATGCCGCCCGTTCCGGTGCCGAGATGCGCGGCGGCAGTGACAATTTCAGCGTACAGGCGGACCGGATTCTTGCCGATACTTTGGTGGCGGATCACGTCGAGGTCGTGCTCGGCGGTAACGATATTTGCAACCGGGGCTGTGTCGATCCAGCCAATTGCTCGGACCCACTACTGACCGAGGGCGAGTGGCGCGGCGCGGTGCAGGCCGGGCTCGACAAGCTGGTGGGTGGCCTGCCGAGCGGTTCTACCGTGGTGCTGGGGTCGGTTCCACGGGTGCAGGACTTGCGCGCCGCGGGTATCGCCAAACAGTCGGGTAACTGGCGCGTCAACTGCGAAAGTGCTTGGTCCACCTTCGGTATCTGCCGCATAGCCACCAACGGCGGCACCATGAACGGTGAATCGTTTGCCACACGCTACGCGGGTATCGAGTCGGCGCAGCGTCGGTACAACGAAGTGCTGCAGCAGGAGGCCGCTGCCTATAATGGAACCAATGGTGTGGAAGTGGTTGCGGAATACTCCGGGGCAGACCAGACCAATGTGGGCACCTTTACGTTCGGCAAAGATGATATTGATGGTGGGGACTGCTTCCATCCCAGCGTTCGTGGCCAGAACACGGTGGCGAACCTGATGTGGAATGGCAACCCGGACAAGTGA
- a CDS encoding thioredoxin domain-containing protein encodes MDALNNQHYRPALQLLPILFAALLSACSLDTRDEPGSTSTAGQENQAGLQIVARIGNSAITLQEVDQKIRLERYDLALAEYQLRFNTLKSMIDARHPSQAAAADTPAVEWLLPHPQPPRLSLDTSGRPLRGNPNAPVTLAVFCSYQSVHCAATNLVLRELLERYAGWIAVVPFDFPMHYHREGAQAAIAAHCANQQGAPWAYADGLYAKAKTLEVTTFGQLASQLGLAQDAFNQCLDEPERSDRVTADTALARSLGLQSVPVVFVNGLYTKGPRTPEHYAMWIDQELQRLGHDPASAHKDAARWRLSGEQIAETDLPLQLSGTSVSSQPEHSTALIRVRDAAAGRFSTGAPVMSGVTLKQIHERHVILQVNDHLQRLTLRGQDGNYVRVPMTNNTPRDEATLRRIEQPDGESRKLIPPSGVLPLGQAWLEKQLQNRAELERKFVAADHVVDGHNLLRLEGIENSEFFTALGFEEGDVVVRVNDTWVHSGQNQLWDALTSGEVVDVTYMRNGLPERVQYVVQEESYFEQQDSGNEGSDEESNGEGNGDSDQESDDKADEDKESE; translated from the coding sequence ATGGACGCACTGAATAATCAACACTACCGCCCTGCCCTCCAGCTATTACCAATATTGTTTGCCGCGCTGCTCAGCGCCTGTAGCCTGGATACGCGGGATGAACCCGGCTCCACATCCACTGCAGGGCAGGAAAATCAAGCAGGTCTACAAATAGTCGCGCGCATCGGCAACAGCGCGATCACCCTGCAAGAGGTAGATCAGAAAATTCGCCTGGAGCGATACGACCTGGCGCTGGCGGAGTACCAGCTACGCTTCAATACGCTCAAATCCATGATCGATGCCCGGCATCCGTCGCAGGCCGCTGCCGCAGATACGCCCGCGGTGGAGTGGCTGCTACCGCACCCCCAACCTCCCCGACTGAGCCTTGATACCAGCGGCCGCCCCCTGCGTGGTAACCCCAACGCCCCGGTAACCCTCGCGGTGTTCTGCTCGTATCAGTCGGTACACTGCGCGGCCACCAATCTGGTGCTGCGGGAACTGCTGGAGCGCTACGCCGGCTGGATTGCGGTGGTGCCGTTTGACTTCCCCATGCACTATCACCGAGAGGGGGCGCAGGCCGCCATCGCGGCGCACTGCGCCAACCAGCAAGGCGCGCCATGGGCCTACGCGGATGGCCTCTACGCAAAGGCAAAGACGCTGGAGGTAACTACCTTCGGCCAGCTGGCATCACAGCTGGGGCTGGCACAAGACGCATTCAACCAGTGCCTGGACGAACCCGAGCGCAGCGATCGCGTTACCGCAGATACCGCCCTGGCCCGCTCCCTCGGCCTGCAGAGTGTGCCGGTGGTGTTTGTAAACGGGCTGTATACCAAAGGCCCGCGCACCCCGGAACACTACGCCATGTGGATTGATCAGGAGCTGCAGCGGCTCGGGCACGACCCCGCAAGCGCCCACAAGGATGCCGCCCGCTGGCGACTGTCCGGCGAGCAGATTGCCGAGACCGATTTGCCGCTGCAATTGAGCGGCACCAGTGTTTCCTCGCAACCGGAGCACTCGACCGCCCTCATTCGCGTCCGCGATGCCGCTGCCGGGCGCTTTTCTACCGGCGCCCCTGTGATGTCCGGGGTCACCCTAAAGCAGATACACGAGCGCCACGTCATCCTGCAGGTCAACGACCATCTGCAGCGGCTCACCCTGCGCGGGCAGGATGGCAACTACGTGCGAGTACCCATGACCAACAATACCCCGCGGGACGAGGCCACCCTGCGCCGCATCGAGCAACCGGACGGCGAATCCCGCAAGCTGATCCCGCCCTCTGGCGTATTGCCCCTGGGACAGGCGTGGCTGGAAAAGCAGCTGCAGAACCGCGCCGAACTGGAGCGGAAATTCGTTGCCGCGGATCACGTGGTGGATGGACACAACCTGCTGCGGCTGGAGGGCATCGAGAACAGCGAGTTTTTCACCGCACTGGGCTTCGAGGAAGGCGATGTGGTTGTGCGGGTCAACGATACCTGGGTGCACAGCGGCCAGAACCAGCTGTGGGACGCGCTCACCAGTGGCGAGGTGGTCGATGTGACCTATATGCGCAACGGGCTACCGGAGCGGGTGCAATACGTGGTGCAGGAGGAGAGCTATTTCGAGCAGCAGGATAGCGGCAACGAGGGCAGCGACGAGGAAAGCAATGGGGAAGGCAACGGAGACAGTGATCAGGAGAGCGACGACAAGGCCGACGAGGATAAAGAATCTGAGTAG
- a CDS encoding YcxB family protein: protein MQPFKTQFTLSREYLAECFDQSRPHGKGARPNYLFPALLLAAGSGSLFLTEQPKVLGYLLVALGILELLHIRFRRAWWLARQMLSRSANTEVTLTINEEGITTKSSYSQTTLLWADIERVIETDLGLILVTQSGGQQYLSKSLFTPELVSEIVAKNQ from the coding sequence ATGCAACCTTTCAAGACACAGTTCACCCTATCCCGGGAATACCTCGCCGAGTGCTTTGACCAGTCTCGGCCCCACGGGAAAGGGGCTAGGCCCAATTATCTGTTCCCGGCCTTGCTGCTTGCTGCAGGTTCCGGATCACTGTTCTTAACCGAACAGCCCAAAGTTCTGGGCTACCTGCTGGTCGCCCTGGGCATTCTGGAACTGCTGCATATTCGATTCCGGCGGGCGTGGTGGCTGGCGCGGCAGATGTTGTCAAGGAGTGCGAATACCGAGGTGACGCTAACCATTAATGAAGAAGGGATTACCACCAAGAGCAGCTACTCACAAACAACGCTGTTGTGGGCAGACATCGAGCGCGTGATTGAAACCGATCTGGGACTGATTCTGGTCACCCAATCCGGCGGTCAGCAGTATCTTTCCAAATCATTATTTACCCCCGAGCTGGTCAGCGAGATTGTTGCAAAAAATCAATAG
- a CDS encoding TonB-dependent receptor: protein MEELVVTGIRGSLTQSMDVKRDAKGVVDAISAEDMGKFPDSNLAESLQRVTGVSINRRNGEGNQVTVRGFGPDYNLVTLNGRLMPATSLTQNGGGVQQGRAFDMDNLAAESVRALEVYKSSRADIASGGMGATINIKTLRPLDNPGTKASFGVKTLNDTTARVGDDFTPEASGVFSWTDETDTFGVSLTGSYQDRNSGASGAYINNWNVAAYDGSIPQSPGAGSGDPINIENAPAVGDLRSLHTDLRYIHSDRERTRVNSQLTLQWRPADNLTGTVDYTYAKQDIYENRAELSAWMDTYKSDLVFDDAVVSTPVLYWEERREQNPRDVGLALQQQNQQNKLESVGLNLEWQPNEQLDLAFDAHKSESSSLPSASFGNWINIGLGANVSAGQGIDFTKSGLPVLMLDFDDSVAGNGNGVLDKEEIGSTVRQISNDRAYSDFTQVRFDGTFTLDDQHSIDFGIESRDMEQNLQSSFYQELLAGGWGVANPGDVPDEYLQPLNYASLFDGYSVNPTGEAGEFFDRVSDGEAAPLMNGYIGDAAVIGKHLSEAVGLPWAVNPTDNLNRTIEEKVFAAYAQYNYSGEFYNKPIDVVFGLRHERTDVSSTDLANIPTDVVWQSNNDFQIPAGAVASLYAEEAEYDHWLPNLDVKMDLSEDLVGRFSYSQSIARSRFDNMGSAATGLSGPSSPTNLSGSILGGAGAGNPGILPLESDNYDLSVEWYYGESSYASIGYFRKDVDNFIGTSAVDMNLYGLTDPTSGPREQQAVADLAALGEPLNDTTLFSMVAANMLGVSFYDYTAEEFENLVDVTGNPEDDLMIFRVSRPMNTEKATIDGWEMGVQHFFGETGFGAQANYTIVDGDVGYDVGRDPDIDGGAQFALSGLSDTANLSLIYENHGISARIAYNWRDTFLSGIEDGGKRPRFIEDYSQVDLSVGYEVNDNLKLAFEGVNLLGEDSREYARTKAQLLRTEMLGPRYALSARYSF from the coding sequence ATGGAAGAGCTGGTAGTGACCGGCATTCGTGGCAGTTTGACTCAGTCTATGGACGTTAAGCGCGACGCGAAAGGTGTCGTGGATGCCATTAGCGCAGAAGACATGGGCAAGTTCCCAGACTCCAACCTCGCGGAGTCCCTGCAGCGCGTTACCGGTGTATCCATCAACCGCCGCAATGGTGAAGGCAACCAGGTTACCGTGCGTGGCTTTGGACCTGATTACAACCTGGTTACCTTGAACGGACGCCTGATGCCTGCGACCTCACTCACGCAGAATGGCGGTGGTGTGCAGCAGGGGCGCGCCTTCGATATGGACAACCTCGCCGCAGAAAGCGTGCGTGCTTTGGAGGTGTACAAAAGTTCCCGCGCCGATATCGCCTCCGGCGGCATGGGTGCGACCATCAACATCAAGACCCTGAGACCACTGGATAATCCGGGCACCAAGGCGTCGTTCGGGGTAAAAACCCTAAACGATACCACCGCCCGTGTCGGTGACGACTTCACCCCGGAAGCCTCAGGCGTGTTTAGCTGGACCGACGAGACCGACACCTTCGGCGTGTCGCTCACCGGCTCTTATCAGGACCGTAACAGTGGCGCCAGCGGAGCATACATTAACAACTGGAATGTGGCCGCATACGATGGCTCCATCCCCCAGTCGCCCGGTGCAGGCTCCGGCGACCCGATCAATATTGAGAATGCGCCGGCAGTCGGTGACCTGCGCTCGTTGCATACCGACCTGCGCTATATTCACTCCGACCGCGAACGCACCCGGGTCAACTCCCAGTTGACCCTGCAGTGGCGCCCTGCCGACAACCTCACCGGTACCGTCGACTACACCTACGCTAAGCAGGACATCTACGAAAACCGTGCGGAGCTTTCCGCGTGGATGGACACCTACAAAAGTGACCTGGTTTTTGATGACGCCGTGGTAAGTACCCCGGTCCTGTACTGGGAAGAGCGTCGTGAGCAGAACCCCCGCGATGTGGGCCTCGCGCTGCAGCAGCAGAACCAGCAGAACAAGCTGGAGTCTGTGGGCCTGAACCTTGAGTGGCAGCCGAACGAGCAGCTCGACCTGGCGTTCGACGCGCACAAGTCTGAGTCCTCCAGCTTACCCAGCGCCTCCTTCGGTAACTGGATCAACATCGGCCTGGGTGCCAATGTGTCGGCAGGCCAGGGTATCGACTTTACCAAGTCGGGTCTCCCGGTGCTGATGCTGGACTTCGACGACTCCGTTGCTGGCAACGGCAATGGCGTGCTGGACAAGGAAGAGATCGGCTCCACTGTGCGTCAGATCAGTAATGACCGCGCTTACTCCGATTTCACCCAAGTCCGCTTTGACGGTACCTTCACCCTGGATGACCAGCATTCGATCGACTTTGGTATTGAGTCTCGCGACATGGAGCAGAACCTCCAGTCCTCCTTCTATCAGGAGCTGCTGGCAGGCGGTTGGGGCGTTGCCAATCCGGGCGATGTACCAGATGAATATCTGCAGCCGCTGAACTACGCCAGCCTGTTTGACGGCTACAGCGTAAATCCCACCGGTGAGGCAGGCGAGTTCTTCGATCGCGTCAGCGATGGCGAAGCTGCGCCGCTGATGAACGGCTACATCGGCGATGCCGCGGTGATCGGCAAACACCTGTCAGAAGCGGTTGGTTTGCCGTGGGCGGTCAACCCCACCGATAACCTGAACCGCACCATTGAAGAGAAGGTCTTCGCCGCTTACGCGCAATACAACTACTCCGGCGAGTTTTACAACAAGCCGATTGACGTTGTGTTTGGCCTGCGTCACGAGCGCACCGATGTCAGCTCTACCGACCTGGCGAATATCCCGACAGACGTTGTATGGCAGAGCAACAACGACTTCCAGATTCCTGCCGGTGCTGTAGCCAGCCTGTATGCGGAAGAAGCAGAGTACGACCACTGGCTGCCGAACCTCGATGTCAAAATGGACCTAAGTGAAGACCTGGTGGGTCGCTTCTCCTACAGTCAGAGCATCGCACGTTCGCGATTTGACAATATGGGATCTGCCGCTACCGGTCTTTCCGGACCCAGCTCCCCGACCAACCTCTCCGGTTCCATTCTTGGTGGCGCGGGCGCAGGTAACCCGGGCATTCTGCCTCTGGAGTCTGACAACTACGACCTCTCCGTGGAGTGGTATTACGGCGAGTCAAGCTATGCCTCCATCGGCTACTTCCGAAAAGATGTCGACAACTTCATCGGTACCTCAGCGGTTGATATGAATCTCTATGGTCTCACGGATCCCACCAGTGGTCCCCGTGAGCAGCAGGCTGTGGCCGATCTGGCCGCCCTTGGTGAGCCGCTCAACGATACCACGCTGTTCTCCATGGTTGCGGCCAATATGCTTGGCGTAAGCTTCTATGACTACACCGCGGAAGAGTTTGAAAACCTGGTGGACGTAACTGGCAACCCGGAAGATGACCTGATGATCTTCCGCGTATCCCGCCCGATGAACACCGAGAAGGCCACCATCGATGGCTGGGAAATGGGCGTTCAGCACTTCTTCGGTGAGACCGGCTTTGGTGCCCAGGCGAACTACACCATCGTGGATGGGGATGTGGGCTACGATGTTGGCCGCGATCCGGACATTGATGGCGGGGCACAGTTTGCCTTGTCCGGTTTGAGTGATACCGCGAACCTGTCGCTGATTTATGAAAATCACGGGATTTCCGCACGTATTGCTTATAACTGGCGTGACACCTTCCTTTCCGGTATTGAGGATGGTGGCAAGCGTCCGCGGTTCATCGAAGACTACAGTCAGGTCGACCTGAGCGTTGGTTATGAGGTCAATGACAACCTGAAGCTCGCGTTCGAGGGTGTGAACCTGCTGGGAGAAGACTCCCGTGAATATGCGCGCACCAAAGCGCAGCTGCTGCGCACCGAAATGCTCGGCCCGCGTTACGCGCTGAGTGCACGCTACAGCTTCTAA
- a CDS encoding SapC family protein, protein MLLSRRVRFFSLRRIYNNKRDITMSNYEVLDNVQHCDLQVAQDLRLNPQDGLGYVQVFPSELDAAHKEYPVFFRKNSDTGKFFLVALLADAFTSNVYLKDSKWSANYIPLMVRRGPFLMARVGDELSLCLNLADERVNKPGERLFDDSGTLTPYAESISKLFSAIHQGHEQTDLLVTALSEHGLIEALEINDKSPSSDGNLSGLYSVNPQKLRQLTGDALAHLNATGLLQLAYFIASSSANIRLLLAAE, encoded by the coding sequence TTGTTGTTGTCACGACGGGTGCGGTTTTTTTCGCTACGCCGGATCTATAACAATAAAAGAGACATTACGATGAGTAATTACGAAGTATTAGATAATGTCCAGCACTGTGACTTGCAGGTAGCCCAAGACCTGCGACTGAATCCCCAGGATGGCCTGGGTTATGTGCAGGTGTTCCCCTCCGAGTTGGACGCCGCCCACAAAGAATATCCCGTTTTTTTCCGGAAAAATTCCGACACTGGAAAGTTCTTCCTCGTCGCACTCCTTGCTGACGCCTTTACCTCCAACGTCTACCTCAAAGATTCAAAATGGTCCGCCAACTACATCCCTTTGATGGTGCGGCGGGGGCCATTTTTAATGGCGCGAGTGGGAGACGAGCTGAGCCTATGCCTGAACCTGGCAGACGAGCGTGTAAACAAGCCGGGTGAACGCCTGTTTGATGACAGTGGCACACTTACCCCCTATGCAGAGAGTATTTCCAAATTGTTTTCTGCAATCCACCAGGGACACGAGCAGACAGACCTTCTGGTCACAGCCCTTTCTGAGCACGGATTAATCGAGGCACTGGAAATTAATGACAAAAGCCCATCGTCCGATGGAAATTTGTCCGGACTCTACTCGGTAAACCCGCAAAAACTCAGGCAGCTGACGGGCGATGCGCTGGCGCACCTGAATGCTACCGGGCTGTTGCAGCTCGCCTACTTTATCGCAAGTTCCTCCGCGAACATCCGATTGCTGCTTGCCGCCGAATAG